One stretch of Equus przewalskii isolate Varuska chromosome 9, EquPr2, whole genome shotgun sequence DNA includes these proteins:
- the PPP1R37 gene encoding protein phosphatase 1 regulatory subunit 37, whose protein sequence is METPPQEAPPGPGADDAAEEAPAEARSPSPASPPADGRLKAAAKRVTFPSDEDIVSGAVEPKDPWRHAQNVTVDEVVGAYKQACQKLNCRQIPKLLRQLQEFTDLGHRLDCLDLKGEKLDYKACEALEEVFKRLQFKVVDLEQTNLDEDGASALFDMIEYYESATHLNISFNKHIGTRGWQAAAHMMRKTSCLQYLDARNTPLLDHSAPFVARALRIRSSLAVLHLENASLSGRPLMLLATALKMNMNLRELYLADNKLNGLQDSAQLGNLLKFNCSLQILDLRNNHVLDSGLAYICEGLKEQRKGLATLVLWNNQLTHTGMAFLGMTLPHTQSLETLNLGHNPIGNEGVRNLKNGLIGNRSVLRLGLASTKLTCEGAVAVAEFIAESPRLLRLDLRENEIKTGGLMALSLALKVNHSLLRLDLDREPKKEAVKSFIETQKALLAEIQNGCKRNFVLAREREEKEQRLQLSASMPEITVTEPQPGQEPGDEPAAEAQENGAPGPAPGPDSDSDSDSEGEDGEEEDGERAEAPCPALVPPTDSLHPGDRSPPGSPSSLTEQRISVSSPGRGHKVFVVTRVESPPERAEPPVPPAPPSPPAPPCPPSPPALSSPPPSPALPPAAAVGTWDPGSSEPQPQAEPPQPGPPLPNGLKPEFALALPPEPPPGPEAKTGSCGLEHELSCSKNEKELEELLLEASQESGQETL, encoded by the exons CCCAGAACGTGACGGTGGACGAGGTCGTTGGCGCCTACAAGCAGGCCTGCCAGAAGCTGAACTGCAGACAGATCCCCAAGCTCCTCAGGCAGCTCCAG GAGTTCACGGACCTCGGGCACCGCCTCGACTGTCTGGACCTGAAAG GTGAGAAGCTCGACTACAAGGCCTGTGAGGCCCTGGAAGAGGTCTTCAAGAGGCTGCAGTTCAAGGTCGTGGATCTGGAGCAGACGAACCTGGACGAGGAT GGAGCCTCGGCGCTCTTCGACATGATCGAGTACTATGAGTCAGCCACCCACCTCAACATCTCCTTCAACAAGCACATCGGCACCCGGGGCTGGCAGGCCGCTGCCCACATGATGCGCAAG ACAAGCTGCCTGCAGTACCTGGACGCCCGGAACACACCCCTGCTGGACCACTCGGCACCCTTCGTGGCCCGTGCCCTGCGCATCCGCAGCAGCCTGGCGGTGCTGCACCTGGAGAACGCCAGCCTgtcgggccggcccctcatgcTGCTCG ccaCAGCCCTGAAGATGAACATGAATCTGCGGGAGCTGTACCTAGCTGACAACAAGCTCAACGGCCTGCAGGACTCAGCCCAGCTGGGCAACCTGCTCAAGTTCAACTGCTCCCTGCAGATCCTGGACCTCCGtaacaaccacgtgctggactcAG GTCTGGCCTACATCTGCGAGGGCCTcaaggagcagaggaaggggctGGCGACCCTGGTGCTGTGGAACAACCAGCTCACGCACACGGGCATGGCCTTCCTGGGCATGACGCTG CCACACACCCAGAGCCTGGAGACGCTGAACCTGGGCCACAACCCCATCGGCAATGAGGGCGTGCGTAACCTCAAGAACGGCCTCATCGGCAACCGCAGCGTGCTGCGCCTCGGCCTGGCCTCCACCAAGCTCACGTGCGAGG GCGCGGTGGCAGTGGCGGAGTTCATCGCCGAGAGCCCCCGCCTCCTGAGACTGGACCTTCGGGAGAACGAGATCAAGACGGGCGGGCTCATGGCACTGTCGTTGGCCCTCAAGGTGAACCATTCCCTGCTGCGCCTGGACCTTGACCGTGAGCCCAAGAAGGAGGCG GTGAAGAGCTTCATCGAGACGCAGAAGGCGCTGCTCGCTGAGATCCAGAATGGCTGCAAGCGCAACTTTGTGCTGGCGCGTGAGcgggaggagaaggagcagcgGCTGCAGCTGTCAGCCTCCATGCCCGAGATCACCGTCACCGAGCCCCAGCCCGGCCAGGAGCCTGGGGACGAGCCCGCCGCCGAGGCGCAGGAGAATGGGGCCCCAGGGCCCGCGCCCGGGCCAGACTCAGACTCAGACTCAGACTCCGAGGGCGAggacggggaggaggaggacgggGAGAGGGCGGAggccccctgccccgccctggTGCCCCCCACGGACTCCCTGCACCCTGGGGACAGGAGtcccccaggcagcccctcctccctcaccgaGCAGCGCATTTCCGTGTCCAGCCCGGGCCGGGGCCACAAGGTGTTTGTGGTGACCCGGGTGGAGAGTCCACCTGAGAGGGCAGAGCCACctgtgccccctgcccctccttccccccCTGCCCCTCCTTGTCCGCCCTCCCCCCCTGCCTTATCCTCCCCGCCGCCCTCACCTGCCCTACCGCCAGCTGCGGCTGTTGGCACTTGGGACCCCGGGTCATCGGAGCCTCAGCCACAGGCAGAGCCGCCTCAGCCAGGGCCACCCCTGCCCAACGGCCTGAAGCCCGAGTTTGCCCTCGCACTGCCCCCAGAGCCACCCCCGGGGCCTGAGGCCAAGACGGGCAGCTGTGGCCTAGAACACG AACTGAGCTGCTCCAAGAACGAGAAGGAGCTCGAGGAGCTGCTTCTGGAAGCCAGTCAGGAATCCGGGCAGGAGACACTGTGA
- the NKPD1 gene encoding NTPase KAP family P-loop domain-containing protein 1 isoform X2, with translation MHKHYTVHFAKGALPPGTPTECYFLDPELGHQKDILTEDDVYCSCLAKTLCHVPVPVTVGFYASFGCRLHMMLDKITALMQQEAEQREAEELRRVQWRPRSVRGWGFPQLLWYLVFLRPVITEVHLRRKNVKFLFIRFSAWQYAGTDKLWAGLVTTLCEGIRHHYGALPFSVYSVLGNKPGTSPGLCQREWHCRLRVCLALLALLAALCLGVGLLYLSVGARAPGHGGASLLRVFGGAATTLSGSGLLMAVYSVGKHLFVSQRKKIERLVSREKFGSQLGFMCEVKKEVELLTDFLCFLEIYQRRRLRVVLEVTGLDTCYPERVVGVLNAMNTLLSDSHAPFIFILVVDPSILAACLENAGSMKGTADNGYLFLNRTVTLPFSVPIMGRRTKLRFLHDAVQSRDDLLYRELTRKLRPPCGGAGGEGEELLEGETQAGGERAQGRIDAEAARRIQEALFCLHDERDCLYEYVPDNVVSMRRIVNTVPITVRLLQQQQGSFGGPTPRQAVAWVVLANQWPCRLSWALQCLEDRQQAGGAPEASARLWDVFCDNSCELHTMTKALQNVLDLDGDPELFERFLGADFPFTVREAQSLLRCTVNLDHSIRRRMGLIRAVSALKPPEPPKSHAGDDPHATTGANSPRAAVSGHTAGHAPAQGNEARHPRDRAHGGKPRTMA, from the exons ATGCACAAGCATTACACGGTCCACTTTGCCAAGGGTGCCCTGCCCCCCGGTACCCCCACCGAGTGCTACTTCTTGGACCCGGAGTTGGGGCACCAAAAAG ATATCCTGACAGAGGATGACGTCTACTGCAGCTGCCTGGCCAAGACCCTCTGCCACGTGCCTGTCCCCGTGACGGTGGGTTTCTACGCCTCCTTCGGCTGCCGCCTGCACATGATGCTGGACAAGATCACTG cgCTGATGCAGCAGGAGGCGGAGCAGCGCGAGGCCGAGGAGCTGCGGCGCGTGCAGTGGCGGCCGCGGTCGGTGCGCGGCTGGGGCTTCCCGCAGCTGCTGTGGTACCTGGTGTTCCTGCGGCCTGTCATCACCGAGGTGCACCTGCGGCGCAAGAACGTGAAGTTCCTGTTCATCCGCTTCAGCGCCTGGCAGTACGCGGGCACCGACAAGCtgtgggccggcctggtgaccaCGCTGTGCGAGGGCATCCGCCACCACTACGGCGCGCTGCCCTTCAGCGTGTACTCGGTGCTGGGCAACAAGCCGGGCACGTCGCCGGGCCTCTGCCAGCGCGAGTGGCACTGCCGGCTCCGCGTGTGCCTGGCGCTGCTGGCGCTGCTGGCCGCGCTGTGCCTGGGGGTGGGCCTGCTCTACCTGTCGGTGGGCGCCCGCGCGCCGGGCCACGGCGGCGCCAGCCTGCTGCGCGTGTTCGGCGGCGCGGCCACCACGCTGTCGGGCTCGGGGCTGCTCATGGCCGTGTACTCGGTGGGCAAGCACCTGTTCGTGAGCCAGCGCAAGAAGATCGAGCGGCTGGTGTCGCGCGAGAAGTTCGGCAGCCAGCTGGGCTTCATGTGCGAGGTGAAGAAGGAGGTGGAGCTGCTCACCGACTTCCTGTGCTTCCTGGAGATCTACCAGCGGCGCCGGCTGCGCGTCGTGCTCGAGGTCACCGGGCTGGACACGTGCTACCCTGAGCGCGTGGTGGGCGTGCTCAACGCCATGAACACGCTGCTGTCCGACAGCCACGCGCCCTTCATCTTCATCCTGGTGGTGGACCCCAGCATCCTGGCCGCGTGCCTGGAGAACGCCGGCTCCATGAAGGGCACGGCCGACAACGGCTACCTCTTCCTCAACCGCACCGTCACGCTGCCCTTCTCCGTGCCCATCATGGGCCGCCGCACCAAGCTGCGGTTCCTGCACGACGCCGTGCAGAGCCGCGACGACCTGCTCTACCGCGAGCTGACGCGCAAGCTGCGGCCGCCGtgcgggggcgcgggcggcgaGGGCGAGGAGCTCCTGGAGGGGGAGACGCAGGCGGGGGGCGAGCGCGCGCAGGGCCGCATCGACGCCGAGGCGGCGCGCCGCATCCAGGAGGCTCTCTTCTGCCTGCACGACGAGCGCGACTGCCTCTACGAGTACGTGCCCGACAACGTGGTGTCCATGCGGCGCATCGTCAACACCGTGCCCATCACCGTGCGcctgctgcagcagcagcagggcagCTTCGGGGGCCCCACGCCGCGCCAGGCCGTGGCGTGGGTCGTGCTGGCCAACCAGTGGCCGTGCCGCCTCAGCTGGGCGCTGCAGTGCCTGGAGGACCGGCAGCAGGCCGGGGGCGCGCCCGAGGCCAGCGCGCGCCTCTGGGACGTGTTCTGCGACAACAGCTGCGAGCTGCACACTATGACCAAGGCGTTGCAGAACGTGCTCGACCTGGACGGCGACCCCGAACTTTTCGAGCGCTTCCTGGGCGCCGACTTCCCCTTCACGGTGAGGGAGGCGCAGAGCCTGCTGCGCTGCACCGTCAACCTGGACCACTCCATCCGCCGCCGCATGGGCCTCATCCGGGCTGTCAGCGCGCTCAAGCCGCCTGAGCCGCCCAAGTCCCATGCTGGCGACGACCCCCACGCCACCACTGGAGCCAACTCCCCTCGGGCGGCTGTGTCAGGCCACACTGCAGGGCACGCCCCTGCACAAGGCAACGAAGCCCGCCACCCCCGGGACCGGGCACACGGGGGCAAGCCAAGGACCATGGCCTGA
- the NKPD1 gene encoding NTPase KAP family P-loop domain-containing protein 1 isoform X1 has protein sequence MHKHYTVHFAKGALPPGTPTECYFLDPELGHQKGCCHQRCCDPAAPGAHRPCRPPPKVRWQLAYHSQEGCVRAPLPPILQQQQWQPQPPPPSPLRQRLCPVHGAQKGPPATATAPMGPASAPQLPPAPTTSATAAPATASSSPGLRSTAGALLQPSRPSAARPLPAPPAFGLFTSYSSDILTEDDVYCSCLAKTLCHVPVPVTVGFYASFGCRLHMMLDKITALMQQEAEQREAEELRRVQWRPRSVRGWGFPQLLWYLVFLRPVITEVHLRRKNVKFLFIRFSAWQYAGTDKLWAGLVTTLCEGIRHHYGALPFSVYSVLGNKPGTSPGLCQREWHCRLRVCLALLALLAALCLGVGLLYLSVGARAPGHGGASLLRVFGGAATTLSGSGLLMAVYSVGKHLFVSQRKKIERLVSREKFGSQLGFMCEVKKEVELLTDFLCFLEIYQRRRLRVVLEVTGLDTCYPERVVGVLNAMNTLLSDSHAPFIFILVVDPSILAACLENAGSMKGTADNGYLFLNRTVTLPFSVPIMGRRTKLRFLHDAVQSRDDLLYRELTRKLRPPCGGAGGEGEELLEGETQAGGERAQGRIDAEAARRIQEALFCLHDERDCLYEYVPDNVVSMRRIVNTVPITVRLLQQQQGSFGGPTPRQAVAWVVLANQWPCRLSWALQCLEDRQQAGGAPEASARLWDVFCDNSCELHTMTKALQNVLDLDGDPELFERFLGADFPFTVREAQSLLRCTVNLDHSIRRRMGLIRAVSALKPPEPPKSHAGDDPHATTGANSPRAAVSGHTAGHAPAQGNEARHPRDRAHGGKPRTMA, from the exons ATGCACAAGCATTACACGGTCCACTTTGCCAAGGGTGCCCTGCCCCCCGGTACCCCCACCGAGTGCTACTTCTTGGACCCGGAGTTGGGGCACCAAAAAG gatGCTGTCACCAGAGGTGCTGTGACCCAGCGGCCCCTGGAGCCCACAGGCCCTGCCGGCCACCCCCCAAGGTGCGCTGGCAGCTGGCCTACCACAGCCAGGAGGGCTGTGTCAGggcccccctgccccccatcctgcagcagcagcagtggcagccccagcctccacctcccagccccctgcGGCAGCGGCTCTGCCCGGTTCACGGGGCCCAGAAGGGGCCGCCTGCAACCGCCACTGCCCCCATGGGACCGGCCAGCGCCCCCCAGCTGCCCCCCGCGCCCACCACCTCAGCCACCGCGGCACCCGCCACGGCCAGCAGCAGCCCCGGCCTGCGCTCTACCGCCGGCGCCCTCCTGCAGCCCAGCCGGCCCTCTGCCGCccggcccctgcctgccccaccagCCTTCGGCCTCTTCACCTCCTACAGCTCCG ATATCCTGACAGAGGATGACGTCTACTGCAGCTGCCTGGCCAAGACCCTCTGCCACGTGCCTGTCCCCGTGACGGTGGGTTTCTACGCCTCCTTCGGCTGCCGCCTGCACATGATGCTGGACAAGATCACTG cgCTGATGCAGCAGGAGGCGGAGCAGCGCGAGGCCGAGGAGCTGCGGCGCGTGCAGTGGCGGCCGCGGTCGGTGCGCGGCTGGGGCTTCCCGCAGCTGCTGTGGTACCTGGTGTTCCTGCGGCCTGTCATCACCGAGGTGCACCTGCGGCGCAAGAACGTGAAGTTCCTGTTCATCCGCTTCAGCGCCTGGCAGTACGCGGGCACCGACAAGCtgtgggccggcctggtgaccaCGCTGTGCGAGGGCATCCGCCACCACTACGGCGCGCTGCCCTTCAGCGTGTACTCGGTGCTGGGCAACAAGCCGGGCACGTCGCCGGGCCTCTGCCAGCGCGAGTGGCACTGCCGGCTCCGCGTGTGCCTGGCGCTGCTGGCGCTGCTGGCCGCGCTGTGCCTGGGGGTGGGCCTGCTCTACCTGTCGGTGGGCGCCCGCGCGCCGGGCCACGGCGGCGCCAGCCTGCTGCGCGTGTTCGGCGGCGCGGCCACCACGCTGTCGGGCTCGGGGCTGCTCATGGCCGTGTACTCGGTGGGCAAGCACCTGTTCGTGAGCCAGCGCAAGAAGATCGAGCGGCTGGTGTCGCGCGAGAAGTTCGGCAGCCAGCTGGGCTTCATGTGCGAGGTGAAGAAGGAGGTGGAGCTGCTCACCGACTTCCTGTGCTTCCTGGAGATCTACCAGCGGCGCCGGCTGCGCGTCGTGCTCGAGGTCACCGGGCTGGACACGTGCTACCCTGAGCGCGTGGTGGGCGTGCTCAACGCCATGAACACGCTGCTGTCCGACAGCCACGCGCCCTTCATCTTCATCCTGGTGGTGGACCCCAGCATCCTGGCCGCGTGCCTGGAGAACGCCGGCTCCATGAAGGGCACGGCCGACAACGGCTACCTCTTCCTCAACCGCACCGTCACGCTGCCCTTCTCCGTGCCCATCATGGGCCGCCGCACCAAGCTGCGGTTCCTGCACGACGCCGTGCAGAGCCGCGACGACCTGCTCTACCGCGAGCTGACGCGCAAGCTGCGGCCGCCGtgcgggggcgcgggcggcgaGGGCGAGGAGCTCCTGGAGGGGGAGACGCAGGCGGGGGGCGAGCGCGCGCAGGGCCGCATCGACGCCGAGGCGGCGCGCCGCATCCAGGAGGCTCTCTTCTGCCTGCACGACGAGCGCGACTGCCTCTACGAGTACGTGCCCGACAACGTGGTGTCCATGCGGCGCATCGTCAACACCGTGCCCATCACCGTGCGcctgctgcagcagcagcagggcagCTTCGGGGGCCCCACGCCGCGCCAGGCCGTGGCGTGGGTCGTGCTGGCCAACCAGTGGCCGTGCCGCCTCAGCTGGGCGCTGCAGTGCCTGGAGGACCGGCAGCAGGCCGGGGGCGCGCCCGAGGCCAGCGCGCGCCTCTGGGACGTGTTCTGCGACAACAGCTGCGAGCTGCACACTATGACCAAGGCGTTGCAGAACGTGCTCGACCTGGACGGCGACCCCGAACTTTTCGAGCGCTTCCTGGGCGCCGACTTCCCCTTCACGGTGAGGGAGGCGCAGAGCCTGCTGCGCTGCACCGTCAACCTGGACCACTCCATCCGCCGCCGCATGGGCCTCATCCGGGCTGTCAGCGCGCTCAAGCCGCCTGAGCCGCCCAAGTCCCATGCTGGCGACGACCCCCACGCCACCACTGGAGCCAACTCCCCTCGGGCGGCTGTGTCAGGCCACACTGCAGGGCACGCCCCTGCACAAGGCAACGAAGCCCGCCACCCCCGGGACCGGGCACACGGGGGCAAGCCAAGGACCATGGCCTGA